One Amycolatopsis sp. NBC_00355 genomic window carries:
- a CDS encoding alpha/beta hydrolase — MHFTSEHRLDDDVLEREFTLGEIPGILWTPGASETPETPETPAPVVLLGHPGGLGRMHPRLVARAQACVAAGYAAATIELPGSGDRPALAVVDEARADLRRALAAGEPVTGEIVDRLVLPLVERAVPEWRATLDALLALPGIGGPAGFAGGVIAIGVRLAVVEPRIAAAVLFAGSFVPRSIIEEARRVTIPLHVLLQWDDEGNDRQLALDLFDAFGSKEKSLHANMGGHTGVPRFAGEDGNRFLARHLK, encoded by the coding sequence GTGCACTTCACTTCCGAACACCGCCTCGACGACGACGTCCTCGAGCGCGAATTCACCCTCGGCGAGATCCCCGGCATCCTGTGGACGCCCGGAGCCTCTGAAACACCGGAAACACCGGAAACACCGGCCCCGGTGGTCCTGCTCGGTCACCCCGGCGGGCTGGGGCGGATGCACCCCCGGCTGGTGGCCCGGGCCCAGGCCTGCGTGGCGGCGGGTTACGCCGCGGCCACCATCGAGCTCCCCGGCAGCGGTGACCGGCCCGCGCTCGCCGTCGTCGACGAGGCCCGCGCCGACCTGCGCCGCGCGCTGGCGGCCGGCGAGCCGGTGACCGGCGAGATCGTCGACCGGCTCGTCCTCCCGCTGGTCGAGCGGGCGGTCCCGGAATGGCGGGCCACCCTGGACGCCCTGCTCGCGCTGCCCGGGATCGGCGGCCCGGCCGGGTTCGCCGGCGGGGTGATCGCCATCGGCGTCCGGCTGGCGGTCGTCGAGCCGCGCATCGCGGCCGCGGTGCTGTTCGCCGGGAGTTTTGTGCCCCGCAGCATCATCGAGGAGGCCCGGCGGGTCACCATCCCGCTGCACGTCCTGCTGCAGTGGGACGACGAAGGGAACGACCGGCAGCTGGCGCTGGACCTGTTCGACGCGTTCGGCTCGAAGGAGAAGTCGTTGCACGCGAACATGGGCGGGCACACCGGCGTCCCGCGGTTCGCGGGGGAAGACGGCAACCGGTTCCTCGCCCGGCACCTGAAGTGA
- a CDS encoding aminotransferase class I/II-fold pyridoxal phosphate-dependent enzyme: MPTLPDFRLETYFSRWEFAARYHLTASDAQTMTLTELLALADDDGRERWETLSLGYTETYGLPALREAIAATHTGVAPEDVLCFAGAEEGLYLAMRTLLEPGDHVVVVTPNYQAAETIPLSICEVTGVALRPEDGWALDVDELERQLRPNTRLVSVNFPNNPTGAVPDRETWTRLVRLCEDRGVLLFSDEVYRGLEAGPALPQAADLSPAALSLNVMSKAYGLPGLRIGWIACRDREILSRLERAKHYTSICNSAPAEVLALIAVRARQRILDRNRAIIADNLPRFDAFFARFPDLFDWAPPRGGCVCFPRYLGADGVEAMCTELVEQCGVLLLPASIYGSRLTPTPPDRFRIGVGRHAPDEALAVWASWLESRR, translated from the coding sequence ATGCCGACGCTCCCTGATTTCCGGCTGGAGACCTACTTCTCCCGCTGGGAGTTCGCGGCCCGCTACCACCTGACCGCGTCCGACGCGCAGACGATGACGCTCACCGAGCTGCTGGCCCTGGCCGACGACGACGGGCGCGAGCGGTGGGAGACGCTTTCGCTCGGCTACACCGAGACCTACGGCCTGCCCGCGTTGCGCGAGGCGATCGCCGCGACCCACACCGGCGTCGCCCCCGAGGACGTGCTCTGTTTCGCCGGTGCGGAAGAGGGCCTCTACCTGGCGATGCGGACGCTGCTGGAGCCGGGCGACCACGTCGTGGTCGTCACGCCGAACTACCAGGCGGCGGAGACGATCCCGCTGTCGATCTGCGAGGTGACGGGCGTCGCGCTGCGGCCGGAGGACGGCTGGGCGCTCGACGTCGACGAGCTCGAGCGGCAGCTGCGGCCGAACACCAGGCTGGTGTCGGTCAACTTCCCCAACAACCCGACCGGCGCGGTGCCGGACCGGGAGACGTGGACGCGGCTGGTCCGGCTCTGCGAGGACCGCGGCGTCCTGCTGTTCAGCGACGAGGTCTACCGCGGCCTGGAGGCCGGACCGGCGCTCCCGCAGGCCGCCGACCTCTCCCCCGCCGCGCTCTCGCTGAACGTCATGTCCAAGGCGTACGGGCTGCCCGGCCTGCGCATCGGCTGGATCGCCTGCCGGGACCGGGAAATCCTGAGCCGGCTCGAGCGGGCCAAGCACTACACGTCGATCTGCAACTCCGCGCCCGCCGAGGTGCTGGCGCTGATCGCGGTGCGCGCCCGGCAGCGGATCCTCGACCGCAACCGCGCGATCATCGCGGACAACCTCCCGCGGTTCGACGCGTTCTTCGCGCGCTTCCCGGACCTGTTCGACTGGGCGCCCCCGCGCGGCGGCTGCGTCTGCTTCCCGCGGTACCTGGGCGCCGACGGCGTCGAGGCGATGTGCACGGAGCTCGTCGAGCAGTGCGGAGTTCTGTTGCTCCCGGCGAGCATCTACGGCTCGCGGCTGACGCCGACCCCGCCGGACCGGTTCCGGATCGGCGTCGGCCGGCATGCGCCGGACGAGGCGCTGGCGGTCTGGGCGTCGTGGCTGGAAAGCCGTCGATGA
- a CDS encoding ABC transporter permease — protein sequence MTQAVITPVRAAGRVSALTRRPKFLLGAGIVALYAAVAVIGPLLVGDPHATGDDLLAGPSAAHLLGTTNNGQDVFAQLIVGFRSSLLVGLLAGMVTMLLAALVGVVGGYAGGWADEVLNLIGNVFLVIPALPLIVVAASYLHSSGIAVIALLIAVTSWAASARVLRAQTASLAHRDYVDAVRASGERAWRIVVVEILPNLYPILISQFVFAMIGAILGEAGLSFLGLGDLNSVTWGTMLFFAQNGEALSQGAWWWFIPPGLCIAVLGAALTLLNIGVDELINPRLRVQRRGGAQGDIR from the coding sequence ATGACCCAGGCCGTCATCACCCCCGTCCGCGCCGCCGGACGCGTCTCCGCACTCACCCGGCGGCCGAAGTTCCTGCTCGGCGCGGGCATCGTCGCGCTCTACGCGGCCGTCGCGGTCATCGGGCCGCTGCTGGTCGGCGACCCCCACGCGACCGGCGACGACCTGCTGGCCGGGCCGTCGGCCGCGCACCTGCTCGGCACCACCAACAACGGGCAGGACGTCTTCGCCCAGCTGATCGTCGGCTTCCGGTCGTCGCTGCTGGTCGGGCTGCTCGCCGGCATGGTCACGATGCTGCTGGCCGCCCTGGTCGGCGTGGTCGGCGGGTACGCGGGCGGCTGGGCCGACGAGGTGCTCAACCTGATCGGCAACGTCTTCCTGGTCATCCCGGCCCTGCCGCTGATCGTGGTCGCCGCCAGCTACCTGCACTCCAGCGGGATCGCCGTGATCGCGCTGCTGATCGCGGTCACCAGCTGGGCCGCGTCCGCGCGGGTCCTGCGCGCCCAGACGGCGTCGCTGGCCCACCGGGACTACGTCGACGCCGTCCGCGCGTCGGGCGAACGCGCGTGGCGGATCGTCGTCGTCGAGATCCTGCCGAACCTCTACCCCATCCTCATTTCCCAGTTCGTGTTCGCGATGATCGGCGCCATCCTCGGCGAGGCCGGGCTGTCGTTCCTCGGGCTCGGGGACCTCAACTCCGTCACCTGGGGCACGATGCTGTTCTTCGCCCAGAACGGCGAGGCCCTCTCCCAAGGCGCGTGGTGGTGGTTCATCCCGCCGGGCCTGTGCATCGCGGTGCTCGGCGCGGCCCTGACGCTGCTGAACATCGGCGTCGACGAACTGATCAACCCGCGGCTGCGCGTGCAACGCCGCGGCGGCGCCCAGGGGGATATCCGATGA
- a CDS encoding ABC transporter ATP-binding protein, which produces MTPVLQVRNLHVDYETAAGPVHAVRGVDLDVHRGELVGIVGESGCGKTTLAYAITRLLRAPAHLTAGSVTFQGVHDTAPVSVTALTGSALRKFRWDRMSMVFQGAMNALNPVQRVSAQLQDLFHAHRPQLTKAERRTRVGELLDLVGLPERVARSYPHQLSGGMRQRVMIAMALALDPDVVVMDEPTTALDVLVQREILDALSELRRRLGFAVVFITHDLSLLLEISDRIAVMYAGRVVELGDSVKLRENPQHPYTAGLLDAFPTLRSQRRDRHGIPGHPPDLAAPIAGCAFADRCGFVRPECATTDVTLRPVGGTDVACHLYQEVSA; this is translated from the coding sequence ATGACGCCCGTGCTCCAGGTACGCAACCTGCACGTCGACTACGAAACGGCCGCCGGGCCGGTGCACGCGGTCCGCGGCGTCGACCTGGACGTGCACCGCGGCGAGCTGGTCGGCATCGTGGGCGAAAGCGGTTGCGGCAAAACGACGTTGGCCTACGCGATCACGCGGCTGCTGCGCGCCCCCGCGCACCTGACCGCCGGCAGCGTCACCTTCCAGGGCGTCCACGACACCGCTCCCGTCTCGGTGACGGCGTTGACCGGAAGCGCGTTGCGGAAGTTCCGCTGGGACCGGATGTCGATGGTGTTCCAGGGCGCGATGAACGCCCTCAACCCGGTCCAGCGGGTCAGCGCGCAGCTGCAGGACCTCTTCCACGCCCACCGGCCGCAGCTGACCAAGGCCGAGCGCCGGACGCGGGTGGGTGAGCTGCTGGACCTGGTCGGGCTGCCCGAGCGCGTCGCCCGTTCGTACCCGCACCAGCTGTCCGGCGGGATGCGGCAGCGCGTGATGATCGCGATGGCCCTGGCGCTCGATCCGGACGTCGTGGTGATGGACGAGCCCACCACTGCACTGGACGTCCTCGTGCAGCGCGAGATCCTCGACGCGCTCTCGGAACTGCGGCGACGGCTCGGGTTCGCGGTCGTCTTCATCACCCACGACCTGTCGCTGCTGCTGGAGATCAGCGACCGCATCGCGGTGATGTACGCCGGGCGCGTCGTCGAACTCGGCGACAGCGTGAAGCTGCGGGAGAACCCCCAGCACCCGTACACCGCCGGCCTGCTCGACGCGTTCCCGACCCTGCGCTCGCAGCGGCGCGACCGGCACGGCATCCCCGGCCACCCGCCGGACCTGGCCGCGCCGATCGCCGGGTGCGCGTTCGCCGACCGGTGCGGGTTCGTCCGCCCGGAGTGCGCCACCACCGACGTCACACTGCGGCCGGTCGGCGGCACCGACGTCGCCTGCCACCTCTACCAGGAGGTCTCGGCATGA
- a CDS encoding glycoside hydrolase family 2 protein, with protein sequence MRIDLGARDWTLRACGPLTHVPIELARRLAEGIPAAVPGTVHTDLLAAGLIPDPYLDRNENELQWIGLTGWRYETTFDRPAGPGVVELVFDGLDTIAEVELNHHVIATTANMHRSYRVPVTDLLADGNTLAVTFASAVRYARDERRRLGDLPNLGNDEPSNFIRKMACNFGWDWGPKLVTAGLWKTASVDVWDVGRLRQVRPLVTVTPEGDGVVGIHAEVEGVDLVLRARVGGAEVFGPTGSALSLTVEQPRLWWPHSMGEQPLYPLTVTLETPDGSIVDTWSREIGFRTIDLDDLDGAFTFRVNGVPLFVRGANWIPDDCFPHRIDAARYDRRVEQATEARIDLLRVWGGGLYESDDFYAACDRRGVLVWQDFLFACAGYPEDEPLRGEVEAEAREAVVRLAPHPSLALWCGNNENYMGWFHWGWQKDLADRDWGAGYYEHLLPGVVAELDPTRPYIPGSPWSGDPARDTQDDDHGCVHLWDVWNERDFSGYLERVPRFVSEFGWQAPPAWATLTAAVHDAPLTPESPGVLHHQKAKDGNGKLTRGLAHHFAAPTSTEDWHYLTQVTQARAIRTGIEHFRGHRPRCMGTIVWQLNDCWPVTSWSAIDGAERRKPLWYALREAYADRLITIQDRDGTPAAILVNDSAAAWEAPLELRRITVDGEILAKTATTVRVPPRDTVTLPFGDVGVAGDPTRELLIADTGAERAIRFLAADLDTAYPEPRFDTAVTRTATGYDITVTARSLVHELAVFADRLAPDAEADQCLLTLLPGDHATIRVTTRYQLDPARLTTRPVLRCVND encoded by the coding sequence GTGCGGATCGACCTCGGCGCCCGCGACTGGACGCTGCGCGCCTGCGGACCTCTGACCCACGTCCCGATCGAGCTGGCCCGCCGGCTCGCCGAAGGCATCCCGGCGGCCGTGCCGGGCACGGTGCACACCGACCTGCTCGCCGCCGGGCTCATCCCCGACCCGTACCTCGACCGCAACGAGAACGAGCTGCAGTGGATCGGCCTCACCGGCTGGCGCTACGAGACGACGTTCGACCGCCCGGCCGGGCCCGGCGTGGTCGAGCTGGTCTTCGACGGCCTGGACACCATCGCCGAGGTCGAGCTGAACCACCACGTCATCGCCACCACCGCGAACATGCACCGCTCCTACCGCGTCCCGGTGACCGACCTGCTGGCCGACGGCAACACCCTCGCCGTCACCTTCGCCTCCGCGGTCCGCTACGCCCGCGACGAACGCCGCCGCCTCGGCGACCTGCCCAACCTCGGCAACGACGAGCCGTCGAACTTCATCCGCAAGATGGCCTGCAACTTCGGCTGGGACTGGGGCCCGAAGCTCGTCACCGCGGGCCTCTGGAAAACCGCGTCCGTCGACGTCTGGGACGTCGGGCGGCTGCGTCAGGTCCGGCCCCTGGTCACCGTCACCCCCGAGGGTGACGGCGTTGTCGGGATCCACGCCGAGGTCGAGGGCGTCGATCTGGTGCTGCGGGCCCGGGTGGGCGGTGCCGAAGTGTTTGGTCCCACCGGGTCGGCGTTGTCGCTGACCGTCGAGCAGCCGCGGCTGTGGTGGCCGCACAGCATGGGCGAGCAGCCGCTGTACCCGCTCACCGTCACGCTCGAAACGCCCGACGGGTCCATTGTGGACACGTGGTCGCGCGAGATCGGCTTCCGCACCATCGACCTCGACGACCTGGATGGCGCGTTCACCTTCCGCGTCAACGGCGTCCCGCTGTTCGTCCGCGGCGCCAACTGGATCCCCGACGACTGCTTCCCGCACCGGATCGACGCCGCCCGCTACGACCGCCGGGTCGAACAGGCCACCGAAGCCCGCATCGACCTGCTGCGCGTCTGGGGCGGCGGGCTCTACGAAAGCGACGACTTCTACGCGGCCTGTGACCGGCGGGGGGTGCTGGTGTGGCAGGACTTCCTGTTCGCGTGCGCCGGCTACCCCGAAGACGAGCCCCTGCGCGGTGAGGTCGAGGCCGAGGCCCGCGAGGCCGTCGTCCGGCTCGCCCCGCACCCGTCGCTCGCGTTGTGGTGCGGGAACAACGAAAACTACATGGGCTGGTTCCACTGGGGCTGGCAGAAGGACCTCGCCGACCGCGACTGGGGTGCCGGCTACTACGAGCACCTGCTGCCCGGCGTCGTCGCCGAGCTCGACCCGACCCGGCCGTACATCCCGGGCAGCCCCTGGTCCGGTGACCCGGCACGGGACACCCAGGACGACGACCACGGCTGTGTGCACCTCTGGGACGTCTGGAACGAGCGTGACTTCAGCGGTTACCTCGAGCGCGTCCCGCGGTTCGTCTCGGAGTTCGGCTGGCAGGCCCCGCCCGCCTGGGCCACACTCACCGCGGCCGTCCACGACGCCCCGCTGACGCCGGAGTCACCGGGCGTCCTGCACCACCAGAAGGCCAAGGACGGCAACGGAAAGCTCACCCGCGGGCTGGCGCACCACTTCGCCGCGCCGACGTCCACGGAGGACTGGCACTACCTCACGCAGGTGACCCAGGCCCGCGCCATCCGGACCGGCATCGAGCACTTCCGCGGCCACCGGCCGCGGTGCATGGGCACGATCGTCTGGCAGCTCAACGACTGCTGGCCGGTGACGTCGTGGAGCGCGATCGACGGCGCCGAGCGGCGCAAGCCGCTGTGGTACGCACTCCGCGAGGCCTACGCCGACCGCTTGATCACCATCCAGGACCGGGACGGCACTCCGGCGGCGATCCTGGTCAACGACTCCGCGGCCGCCTGGGAGGCCCCCCTCGAACTGCGCCGGATCACCGTGGACGGCGAGATCCTCGCCAAGACCGCCACGACCGTCCGGGTACCCCCACGCGACACCGTGACGCTGCCGTTCGGCGACGTCGGTGTCGCCGGTGACCCGACGCGGGAACTGCTGATCGCCGACACCGGCGCCGAGCGCGCGATCCGGTTCCTGGCCGCCGACCTCGACACCGCCTATCCCGAGCCCCGGTTCGACACCGCCGTCACCCGGACGGCGACGGGCTACGACATCACCGTCACCGCCCGGTCCCTGGTCCACGAGCTGGCGGTGTTCGCCGACCGGCTGGCCCCCGACGCCGAAGCGGACCAGTGCCTGCTCACGCTGCTGCCCGGGGACCACGCGACGATCCGGGTGACCACGCGCTACCAGCTCGATCCGGCCCGGCTGACCACGCGCCCGGTGTTGCGGTGCGTCAACGACTGA
- a CDS encoding ABC transporter ATP-binding protein has translation MTELSAHDLVRDYSGFRAVDGVSFTVTSGQTLALVGASGSGKSTIARMLCGLDRPTSGTITIDGEPRRPGYRALREYRRHVQLVFQDPFASLNPVKPVHHQLARPLRVHGLDGGRRAVLDLLDRVHLRPADQFADKLPHELSGGQRQRVAIARALAPRPLVLLADEPVSMLDVSVRLDILNLLEELKRDNDLAVLYITHDLATARHFSATTMVLNAGRVVEIGDSDQVIFHPADDYTRRLAAAAPDPWR, from the coding sequence ATGACCGAGCTGAGTGCGCACGACCTCGTGCGCGACTACTCCGGGTTCCGCGCGGTCGACGGCGTCAGCTTCACCGTGACGTCCGGGCAGACCCTGGCGCTGGTCGGCGCGAGCGGCAGCGGGAAGTCCACCATCGCCCGGATGCTGTGCGGGCTGGACCGGCCCACCTCCGGGACCATCACGATCGACGGCGAACCCCGCCGCCCCGGCTACCGGGCGCTGCGGGAGTACCGCCGGCACGTGCAGCTGGTGTTCCAGGACCCGTTCGCCTCCCTCAACCCGGTCAAGCCGGTGCACCACCAGCTGGCGCGGCCCCTGCGCGTCCACGGGCTCGACGGCGGCCGCCGCGCCGTGCTGGACCTGCTCGACCGCGTCCACCTGCGGCCCGCCGACCAGTTCGCGGACAAGCTGCCGCACGAGCTGTCCGGCGGGCAACGCCAGCGCGTCGCCATCGCGCGGGCCCTCGCGCCCCGACCGTTGGTGCTGCTGGCCGACGAACCGGTGTCCATGCTGGACGTCTCGGTCCGGCTGGACATCCTGAACCTGCTGGAAGAACTCAAGCGGGACAACGATCTCGCCGTCCTCTACATCACCCACGACCTCGCCACCGCCCGGCACTTCTCGGCCACGACGATGGTGCTGAACGCCGGGCGCGTCGTCGAGATCGGCGACTCCGACCAGGTCATCTTCCACCCGGCGGACGACTACACCCGCCGGCTCGCCGCCGCCGCGCCCGACCCGTGGCGCTGA
- a CDS encoding glycoside hydrolase family 26 protein yields MSPHLRKTRTTLAAAALVVTALAAPAAVAAPRAGGTLNYLKQISGQYTIAGQHNKEPANQPSFYTGKAHDITGQYPGLWGGDFFFGGSDVANRQQVVDQAKLEWSHGAVVTMTWHMCPPTQGSSCDWSSGVMSKLSDTQWSELMTNGSNLNNRYKARLDEIVPYLQQLQSAGVQLLFRPLHELNDSWAWWGGRPGLGGSAGLYRITHDYLVGKGLTSIVWDWAVKDVNMGSIASYYPGDAYVDVAALDVWMKANSSSSDYQAMLNVSHGKPIALGETGTIPSPELLASQPKWTYFMEWSEYLQGSNSNAAIQRTYFDGRVLVLGEMQRS; encoded by the coding sequence GTGTCCCCACACCTGCGCAAGACCCGCACCACGCTCGCCGCGGCCGCACTCGTCGTCACGGCCTTGGCGGCGCCCGCCGCCGTCGCCGCACCCCGAGCCGGTGGCACGCTCAACTACCTCAAGCAGATCTCCGGCCAGTACACGATCGCCGGGCAGCACAACAAGGAACCCGCGAACCAGCCGTCGTTCTACACCGGCAAGGCGCACGACATCACCGGCCAGTACCCCGGCCTGTGGGGTGGTGACTTCTTCTTCGGCGGCTCGGACGTCGCCAACCGGCAGCAGGTCGTCGACCAGGCCAAGCTCGAATGGAGCCACGGCGCGGTCGTCACCATGACCTGGCACATGTGCCCGCCCACCCAGGGCAGCTCGTGCGACTGGTCGTCCGGGGTGATGAGCAAGCTCAGCGACACCCAGTGGAGCGAGCTGATGACGAACGGCTCGAACCTCAACAACCGCTACAAGGCGCGGCTCGACGAGATCGTGCCGTACCTGCAGCAGCTGCAGAGCGCGGGCGTCCAGCTGCTGTTCCGGCCGCTGCACGAGCTCAACGACAGCTGGGCGTGGTGGGGCGGGCGCCCGGGCCTCGGCGGCAGCGCCGGCCTCTACCGGATCACCCACGACTACCTGGTGGGCAAGGGGCTCACGAGCATCGTGTGGGACTGGGCGGTCAAGGACGTCAACATGGGCTCGATCGCGAGCTACTACCCGGGTGACGCCTACGTCGACGTCGCGGCGCTGGACGTCTGGATGAAGGCGAACTCGTCCTCTTCGGACTACCAGGCGATGCTGAACGTCTCGCACGGCAAGCCGATCGCTCTCGGCGAGACCGGGACGATCCCGTCGCCGGAGCTGCTGGCGTCGCAGCCGAAGTGGACGTACTTCATGGAGTGGTCGGAGTACCTGCAGGGCAGCAACTCCAACGCGGCCATCCAGCGCACCTACTTCGACGGGCGGGTGCTGGTGCTCGGCGAGATGCAACGCAGCTGA
- a CDS encoding helix-turn-helix transcriptional regulator yields MSDVTARWAPVCEAIVRLLSPHAEVALHDPVTDRVLGIWNAFPGRAPGDPSLLGELDELPPSGKDVYGPYPKSLPDGRRLSSVSAVVRDGDGRAEVVLCVNVDRTAFDDAARLLSGFAAPTSGQPQVLFERDWTEQLNDLVAEFVRDSGTPVERLDKDQRCALLSRLDGAGVFSHRRSMPVVARALRISRSATYQLLAETRKEPDADAP; encoded by the coding sequence ATGAGCGACGTGACCGCGCGCTGGGCGCCCGTCTGCGAGGCGATCGTGCGGCTGCTCTCGCCGCACGCGGAGGTCGCGCTGCACGACCCGGTCACCGATCGGGTGCTCGGCATCTGGAACGCGTTCCCGGGCCGCGCCCCCGGCGACCCCTCCCTGCTCGGCGAGCTGGACGAACTGCCGCCGTCGGGCAAGGACGTCTACGGGCCCTACCCGAAGTCCCTGCCCGACGGGCGCCGGCTGTCCAGCGTGAGCGCCGTCGTCCGCGACGGCGACGGGCGCGCGGAGGTCGTGCTGTGCGTGAACGTCGACCGCACGGCCTTCGACGACGCCGCGCGCCTGCTCTCGGGCTTCGCCGCGCCGACGTCCGGGCAGCCGCAGGTGCTGTTCGAACGCGACTGGACCGAGCAGCTCAACGACCTGGTGGCGGAGTTCGTCCGCGACAGCGGCACGCCCGTCGAGCGGCTGGACAAGGACCAGCGGTGCGCCCTGCTGTCCCGATTGGACGGTGCCGGGGTCTTCTCCCACCGCCGCTCGATGCCGGTCGTCGCGCGGGCGCTGCGGATCTCCCGCTCGGCCACCTACCAGCTGCTCGCCGAGACCCGGAAGGAACCCGATGCCGACGCTCCCTGA
- a CDS encoding RICIN domain-containing protein has protein sequence MSLKLTLVLAIAATLGAAPAAHAATGPGPLTGLAGKCATVTGGATANGTRIQLRACAGSGAQSWTVQDDGTIRALGKCLDVQGGSAANGTPIQLWDCLGNTHQKWSYDSASGRLVNPATGGCLDVTGQSDADGTPLQLWTCNNQTNQQWTLPGQPPVCRRAPGQSVVSVGFAGKRYPVTVHVPASAPAIAPLVLNLHGSSSSSGAGQLSYSNMAASADANGYLAAFPEGAISYQGGLSWTVPGVGTPPAGARDDVGFLDQVVTTLTGALCADPHRIHLTGYSGGGRMASAFACARPERIAAIAPVAGLRAGRPAPGNTSVPDPASCRPGVPVPVIAFHGKQDATNPYDGGGTDLWQYSVPVAQQRWAAIDGCGTGPVSTQVSTHVTRTTYCDVQLYTVADGGHTWPGSPQAKPENGNTTHEIDANTLMWRFFAAHTR, from the coding sequence ATGTCTCTCAAACTGACCCTCGTCCTCGCCATCGCCGCCACGCTCGGTGCCGCGCCCGCGGCCCACGCGGCGACCGGGCCCGGCCCGCTCACCGGCCTGGCCGGCAAGTGCGCGACGGTGACCGGTGGCGCGACCGCGAACGGCACCCGGATCCAGCTGCGCGCCTGCGCGGGTTCCGGCGCGCAGAGCTGGACCGTGCAGGACGACGGCACGATCCGCGCGCTCGGGAAGTGCCTCGACGTCCAGGGCGGCTCGGCCGCGAACGGCACGCCGATCCAGCTGTGGGACTGCCTGGGCAACACGCACCAGAAATGGAGCTACGACAGCGCTTCCGGCCGGCTGGTCAACCCCGCCACGGGCGGCTGCCTCGACGTCACCGGGCAGTCGGACGCCGACGGCACCCCGCTGCAGCTCTGGACGTGCAACAACCAGACCAACCAGCAGTGGACGCTCCCCGGTCAGCCGCCGGTCTGCCGGCGCGCACCCGGACAGTCCGTCGTCTCGGTCGGCTTCGCCGGAAAGCGTTATCCCGTCACGGTCCACGTCCCCGCGAGCGCCCCGGCGATCGCGCCGCTGGTGCTCAACCTGCACGGCAGCAGCAGCAGCAGCGGCGCCGGTCAGCTGAGCTATTCGAACATGGCGGCGTCCGCCGACGCGAACGGCTACCTCGCCGCGTTCCCCGAGGGGGCGATCTCCTACCAGGGCGGCCTCTCGTGGACCGTCCCCGGTGTCGGCACCCCGCCGGCCGGGGCGCGCGACGACGTCGGCTTCCTCGACCAGGTCGTCACGACCCTCACCGGCGCGCTGTGCGCCGATCCCCACCGGATCCACCTCACCGGGTACTCCGGCGGCGGCCGGATGGCGTCGGCGTTCGCGTGCGCGCGACCGGAGCGGATCGCCGCGATCGCGCCGGTGGCCGGGTTGCGCGCGGGCCGGCCGGCACCCGGGAACACGTCCGTGCCGGATCCGGCGTCCTGCCGGCCGGGGGTGCCGGTGCCGGTGATCGCGTTCCACGGCAAGCAGGACGCCACCAACCCGTACGACGGCGGCGGCACCGACCTCTGGCAGTACTCGGTCCCGGTGGCGCAGCAACGCTGGGCGGCCATCGACGGGTGCGGCACCGGCCCGGTGAGCACGCAGGTCAGCACGCACGTCACGCGGACGACCTACTGCGACGTGCAGCTCTACACCGTCGCCGACGGCGGGCACACCTGGCCCGGCTCCCCGCAGGCCAAACCGGAGAACGGGAACACCACCCACGAGATCGACGCGAACACGCTCATGTGGCGGTTCTTCGCCGCGCACACGCGCTAG